GGGTGCCGCAACCCCGGCAGAGGTCACGCAATGGCAAGCCTACAAACAGTACATCGTCGACCTGACCGAGATTAACAATCAGCCCGGTTATCCAACGGCGCTCAACTGGCCGGTTGCTCCTTTCTGAGTCACTCGCCTCACAAGACTTCCACAGCGCGTGCGCGATTGAAGAGCCCGGCGTAATGCCGGGCTGTTTGAAGTGCATGCGGATGCAATCGCTGTGGCAGTACCTCTGGAGATGAACGCATCTTCGTGAAATATCAAACCAAGGAGCAGGGAATGAAGTTGTTTGCGCTAGTAGAAGGATCGAAGGTTACCCGTCTGGTGGAAAGTGAAGAGATGCCGATTTCAACTTCACCCTTTGGTAACTGGATCGATGTAACCGGAAACACTGAAATCGCAGTGAATGACCGCGCGTCTTTCAATGGCGGCTGGACGTTCACAAAACCAAGCGATGCGGAGCTGATCAGCGAGATCGAATATGACGCACTGTTGCGATTGAGAGACATTGAAAATCGTCTGTTGAGGAAGTCTTTGCAGTTCAAGGTTGATCTTGGCGTAGCCGAACCTGCCGAAGCGGCGTTGTTGCTGGTTTATAAGCAGTACTCCATTGCCATCAGCGATCTCAATAAACAACCAGGTTATCCACGGACTGTTGTTTGGCCCGTTGTGCCTCAGTAAGCCGGTTTAACCACTCAATGAATCGTTCAGGATCGCATGACTGATAAGCCTTGCCTAAGCGCCGGGCTTTTTTGAATGCCTTGACTGATTCAGACAGATTTTCAGGCAAGTCCGGGATTCCGGCAGATCAAGGTAATAGTGATGAAAAAGTACGCACGCATTGTCGGCGGTAAGGTCGACAACCTTTTTGAAACCAATAACCCGATTCAAGAAGAGTTCCCTGCCGATCAACTTTGGGTGGATGTTACAAGTCTTTCCATTAACCAGATCGACTATGACTCGACGGCAGTCAATAACGACGGCGTCTGGACGTTCAGCGCTCCGGACCCAGCGATGCCGAGCTGGTTGTCACTGCGATTGAACAACGAACGAAACACCCGCCTCGCCAAGTTGAACGATCGCCTGACCGCGACCGCGCTGCCATTCAAGGTCGAGTTGGGTATCGCGACAGACGCCGACAAGGCTTATCTGCGGGCTCACAAGCAGTTCTGCATCGACCTGAGTAATGTAAACAAACAGCCTGGCTACCCACTGACCGTTGTCTGGCCGCCATTGCCATAAATGCAATTGCGGTACTTGCTCCAGCAGTATCGTAAACCGGAGTGCATTACTGAAAAGCCCGGCGAGATGCCGGGCTTTTTGGAATGCCTGCCTCGAGAGAAAACGTTTGAACCCAACACACACCACTCATCCATCACACCAGGAGGCGTGACATGACAAACGAGCAACAAGCGTTGGCGGACATGCCGATCTGGCTGGTCATCCTGCTTGCCGTGGCGGGCGGGGTCTCCGGCGAAATGTGGCGCGCCGACAAGGACGGCGCCCGCGGCTGGCCGCTGTTGCGCCGGCTGGCCCTGCGCTCCGGCGCCTGCATGATCTGCGGCGTCTCGGCGATCATGCTGCTGTACGCAGCCGGTATGTCGATCTGGGCCGCCGGCGCTTTTGGCTGCCTGACCGCAATGGCCGGTGCCGACGTGGCCATCGGTCTGTATGAACGCTGGGCCGCCAAACGCATCGGCGTCTGCGAAGTTCCTCCGCGCGACCCGCAGTAACCCCTTCACTTTCCTGTCTCGTTGCATGCCATGCGGCGGGACTGCGCGTGGACATTCGAAAAGGAGGTCATGCATGCCCGCACCGATCCGGCAGCCATCGCAGCTGTTCACGGCGATGGCGACAGCCTTGCGCAACAACGCCGACCTGAACGTGCAGGTCGGCACTCACGACGACTTCACGGCCCCCGGCGACAAAGCCTGGGTGTTGATCGACATCGAACGAAATGCACCGGGAGAGCGCGCCGCCAATGGGCGCATTGCCCACGCATTGACGCTGTCCCTTCAGGTTATTCCGGCCATATCCGCCACCGCGTTTGCCGCGTGTGACCTGATCGCCGCCCTGAAAAACCTGATCACCGACAACCGCTGGGGCCTGCCAGGCGATCAGTGCGATCTGCCGATGAATCTCGATGGTTTGTCGTCACTGGCGATTCGCGCCGATCAGCCCAACAAGGCCTGGACCCTGACATTCAACCAGACCCTCTACCTGGGCCCGACCTTGCTCGACGACCCGCTCGGCACACCGAAATTCGCCCGAACCTGGGAAGTCAGCGACATCGACGACCCCGACCAATACACCTCGCTGGAGGCCTGACCGATGTTCGACGCATTACTGCGTATGCAACTGGGCCCGATCATCGAGCGCCTGGCCGAGATGGAAGCAGAGATCGAAGACCTGCACCGACGCGCCGAAAGCTATTGCCGCATCGGCATTTGTCAGGAAGTCGATGCGGCGAGCAATACCTGCAAGGTCAGTCACGGAGGATTGCTCACCCCGGCGATCAAGTTCTTCAACCCGAGCGCCGGCGCCCAGAGCGAATCGCGGATTCCCAGCGTGGGCGAACAGTGTCTGCTGTTCAACTACGGCAGCGGCGAAAGCGGTGCGCAAAGTGTGGCGTTGTTCGGCTTGAACAGTGACCGTTTTCCACCCGTTGCAACCATTCCCACGCTGACGCGACGGGTGCATGCCGATGGCAGCGAAAGCGGCTACGACGACGCCTCGCACACCTTGCACTGGCAAAACGGTCCTGCGGCTTTCAGCGGTTCCCGTGAAGCGCTTGAGCTGAGCATCGGCCCGGCGCGACTGGCGATAACGCCGCAAGCGATCAACCTGCAACTGGGCGCCGTCGGCCTGACGATCGACGCCTCGGGCGTGCACTTCAGCGGCCCGTTGGTGGATCACCAGGGTCGCGTCATCAGCCCCTGAATCAAGAGCCTCCCATGATCGGAATCGATAGAGACACCGGGGCCACGGTCGACGACTGGCTGCAATTCGTGCAGCGCGCGACACGAGCCCTGACCACGCCGCTGGGCACCCGGCAAAAAAGGCCCCTTTATGGTTCGTTGATCCCCACGCTGCTGGGGCAAAACCTCGGCGATGACGTTCTGCTTCTGGCCCAGAGCCACGCCGCGCAGGCGTTCTACAACCCGCAGAACGGCATAGGCGATTTCCAGCCCGGCGTGATCGTCGCCACCCGACAGGGCGCCGGCCTGCTGCTGCGGTTCGCCGGCACCTGGAAAAACCGCCAACAGACTTTCGAGGTCGTGACATGAGCATGTTGATCCCTGGCCAGAACCAACTGGCCGAACCTTCGCTGATCAAGGTCGAAGCCCTCGAGGATTTGCTGGCCGAGTTCAAGACCTTCGTCCTGGAATACGTCGGATCCCGCTCGCCGCAGAGTGCTGCGAAACTCAAGACCAGCCTGGAAAACGAAAGCGAACTACTGACCATGGCGCTCGAAGCGTTTTGCGTTCGCCTGCAGACCCACGAACGCAAATACAACGCCCGCATCAAGCAGATGCTGGCGTGGTGGGCCACCGGCAGCAACCTCGATGCGCGGCTGGCGGACATGGGCCTGGAGCGACAGTTGCTCGATCCGGGCGACCCGGCGGCATTCCCGCCGGTGCCGGCGATTTACGAAAGCGACGATGACGCCCGGTTGCGCTACTACCTGGCGCCCCATGCGCCGGCGGCGGGTTCGCGGATGCAGTACCGCCGCGAGGTGTTCACCCTCGGCGAGCGGCCGTCAGTGAAAGTCGAATCCACCGATGCCGGCGTCGTCGACGTTACCTACACCTTTGCCCCGGACGGCCTCGCCGCACAGGTCAAGGATGGCAATGGCCGTCGCACAGCCCCCGGAGAAGTGCAGGTGACTGTGCTGTCCCGCGATGCCGACGGCACACCGTCCGCCGCATTGCTCGACGGCGTGCGCCAACATTTCGCCCGGCCCGATGTCTGCCCGGAAACCGACAAGGTCACGGTCAAGGGCGCCGAGATTCAGCGCTACAAGATCCGTGTCGTGGCGAAGATCAATTCCGGCCCGGATTCGGGCCTGACCAAAGTCGCCGCCGAGCAACATCTGCAAGCCTACGCCGACAGTTGCCATCGTCTGGAAGGCCGGGTCGATCCGAGCTGGATCGACTACACGCTGCACAGCGCCGGCGCCGTGCAGTTGCAGATTCTTGAACCGTTGACACCCATCGTGTGCACCGCGTTTCAAGCGCCGTACTGCACGGCGGTCGAGGTCGAGGTGCAGACACTATGACGGACCAGACACCGCGTCCGACCCTGCTGCCGGCCAACAGCTCGGCGCTGGAACGGGCGCTCGATATCGGCTTCGGCACCTTGCTTGACCGCATAGCGCCGCCGTTTCCCGAATTGATGAACCCAAGCGCTACGCCGGTCGCGTTCCTGCCGTATCTCGCCGCGGATCGCGGCGTGGCCGAATGGAGCACCGACGCACCGGAGGCGGAAAAGCGCCTGACTGTCGAACTGGCGTGGCCCACTGCGCGCCAGGCCGGCACTCGCAAGGCGCTGGAGAACGCCGCCAAGGGATTGCAACTAAGGCCGGAAGTCCGCGCCTGGTACGAACAGACACCGCCCGGCGAACCCTACAGTTTTTCCGTGCGGGCCTTCAGCGAACAACCCTACAGCGAAGAAATCGACGCCCGTCTCGACCGACGCCTGGCCGATGCCAAGAGCGAGCGGGACGTGCTGTCGGTGTCGGTCGGCCTCAGCGCCTTTGGCTCTCATGTGATCGGCGCCGCGACCTTCTGCGGCGAACTGACCACGGTCTATCCGGTGTTCCTCGAAGGCCTCGAAACCTCCGGTGAAGCCTTCATGGCGGCCGGTCTCTACACCGTCGAAACATCCACTATTTATCCTCAGGGGGCCTGAATGGCTGACTATTACACCCTGCTCACCAACGCAGGGATTGCCTACGAAACCGCCTGCAAGGCCGCGGGCGTACCGATCAAGCTGACGCAGATTTCCGTCGGTGATGGCGGCGGCGCGGTCTACAACCCGGCCGCGACAGCTACCGCGCTCAAGCGCGAAGTCTGGCGCGGACCGCTCAATGCGCTGTTCCAGGACGAGAAAAATCCGAGCTGGCTGCTTGCCGAAGTGACCATTCCGCCGGATGTCGGCGGCTGGTACGTGCGTGAAGCCGGGCTGTGGACCGACACCGGCATTCTCTACGCCATCGTCAAATACCCGGAGTCGTTCAAACCGGTTCTGGCCACGTCCGGCTCGGGCAAAGAGTTCTACATCCGCTCGATTTTCGAAACCAGCAATGCCTCGCTGGTGACGCTGCTGATCGATGACACTGTGGTCAAGGCCACTCGCGCCTGGGTCATGAGCTACCTCGCCGAAGAACTCGGCAAACTCGATGGCAAGCAATCGGTGCGCGTCGCCGCCACCGCCAACGTGGTGTTGAACGGTGCGCAGCAGATTGACGGCGTTGCCGTGATTGCCGGCGACCGCGTGTTGCTGCCGAACCAGACCCTGGCGAAAGACAACGGCCTGTGGATCGTCGCCAACGGTGACTGGGTGCGGGCCAGCGATGCCAACGTCAGCGCCAAGGTCACACCGGGCCTGACGGTGATGGTGGAAGAGGGCACGCTCAACGGCGATTCGCTGTGGCACCTGACCACCAACGCACCGATCACCCTCGGCACCACAGCGCTGACATTCAAGATGCTCGCGGGGCGTACCGGGATTGCCGCCGGGACTTACAAAAGTCTGAGCGTCGACGAATATGGCCGTGCAACGGCCGGCTCGAATCCCGACACGCTGGCCGGGTTCGGCATCAAGGACTCCTACACCAAGGCTGAAGTCGAAGCGCTGATCGCCAAGGCCTCGGCGTTGCCGGTGGGGTCGATTGTGGCGTTCCCTGTCGATACGCCGCCACCGGGTTTTCTGGAGCTGGACAACAGCGTCAAGAGCAGCGCGACTTACCCGGACTTGAGCGCTTATCTGGGCGGCAAGTTCAACAAGGGGGATGAGGGCGTCGGGAATTTCCGGTTGCCGGAAGCGCGCGGGGAGTTCTTGCGGGGTTGGGATCATGGGCGTGGGGTGGATGCCGGGCGTGGTGTAGGCAGTCGGCAGAAAGGTTCGCTCTCTGGTTATGACGCGGATTCGAACGGTCTCAGTGCCGCGATGGGGATGGGGTCAGCAAGTGGTAGCAAGGCTGACGATTTTGGGCTGGATGCATATTCAGCATCAGGGAATGCGTACTCCGTAACGATGGGTTACGCCACTTTGATTGGTTCCAGTACACCGAGCGATCTGTACGCTGGCATTGTCAGACCACGCAACATCGCCGTCATGTGGTGCATCAAAGCCTGGAACGCCCCGATCAATCAGGGAAATATCGATGTAGCTGCACTGGTCAAGGAAGTCTCCCGCTTGGGATCTGCCGTTCCGGTGGGTGCTGTCATGGCGTTCCCGACGGGGATCGTGCCGCCAGGTTTTCTTGAGCTGGATGGCAGTGTGCAAAACATTGCGACTTACCCGGATCTGGCGGCTTACCTGGGAACAACATTCAACAAGGGCGATGAAGGAGTTGGTAACTTTCGGTTGCCGGAATCGCGTGGTGAGTTCCTGCGTGGCTGGGATCATGGTCGTGGTGTGGATAGCGGGCGAAATTTTGGCACGTATCAGGCTGACGATTTCAAGGCGCACAATCATCCGCCGGCAAATAATCGTCCGGGCTTCATGACTAATGAGTTTCCAACGGTTCAGGCATATCACGCAGCCGCTTCGGGGGGACCTCAATCCTACTCGGGTGAAGGGCAACAGATTGCTACGACGGGTAACCGGGGAGGCACGGAAACCCGCCCCCGCAACCTCGCCGTCATGTGGTGCATCAAGGCCTGGAACGCGCCGATCAATCAGGGAAACATCGACGTCGCCGCACTGGCCGCCGAGCTGGAGAAAATGAAATCGGCGGTACCGGTGGGCGCCCTGATGCCATTCCCGGCTGGCGTAGTGCCGCCCGGCTATCTGGAAGCGGACGGCAGTCTGTTTCAGGACGCGCTCTATCCGCACCTTGCTGCGCACCTGAGCAAGAAATTCAACATCACCGGTGACGATGCGAGCTATACGCGGCTACCAGATACCCGCGGCGAATTCCTGCGGGGCTGGGATCACAACCGCGGTATCGATCCTGGCCGAACGGTGGGCAGTTGGCAAAAAGGTTCAGGTCATAGTTTTGACCAAGGCGCATCAGCCGGGATAGTGGGGGATCGAACGCCTAGCACTGATGCGGTGGTTGGCCGTGCGGACTTGGGGTATGACCCGGCAGCGCTGTCGGATTACCCCGTGGCACAAAATATGTCGGCTTCCGGCATTGGCGCTCCCATTACGAGTGCTGGTGAAATTTCTTTCGGTTCGACCCGCCCGCGCAACTTGGCGGTGATGTGGTGCATCAAGGCCTGGATCACACCGGTTAACCAGGGAACGATTGATATCGCCGCGCTTGAGCAGCGGGTGATTAGAAACGAGTTTGGCCGCCTTCTGAATATTCAGAAATTCACGGATAACGGCACCTACATTCCGACGCCGGGGATGAAGAAGGTGCGGATTCGAATTGTGGGCGCTGGTGCAGGATCTGGCGGTGCGTCTGCTACGGCAGCTGGCCAAGTCTCAGCGTCTGGTGGTGGCGCGGCTGGTGGCTATGCGGAGGCGTTACTGACGGCAGCGGATATTGGCGCGAGTCAGTCGGTAATCGTAGGGCTCGGCGGGATCGCAGGAACCGCTTCAGGCACAACAGGAACCGGTGGTGGTACAGGCGGCGCCTCATCGGTGGGGGCTCTGTTATCTGCCCCCGGTGGGCTGGGGTCAATCTTTTCCATTGCTGTTCCGACATCAGGTTATGCCTTGTACGTAGGCGGTTATCCGGGGGCGCCCGCCTCGGGGGGCAACTTGCTCAACATGCCCGGGGCACCTGGAGCTCCAGGCATATCCGTCAATGGTTCGACGTTGGCTGGCCATGGCGGTAGCGGGGCGCTTGGTGCGGGTGGAAGCGGCTACGGTATCGGCGCACCGATTCAGGTCGGTACAGGATACGGGGGCGGTGCTGGTGGTGTGGCCAACGGCCAGTCCAGTGCAGCTCGTAATGGCGCGCCGGGAGCTGGTGGTGTTGTTATTTTCGAGGAATACGCCTGATGAAGAAGTACGCACTCCTGTACATGGGCAAGGCTGCCCAGCTGTTCGAAACCGACGGCGACATAAAGACAATGTTTCACCCGGACATGATCTGGATCGAATGCCCCAACGAGGTCGAGGAAGGCTGGCTGTATGACGGCAAGCAGTTTGCGCCACCGGGGGTTCCGGTCGAGTCGCTGGATGAACTCAAGGCATCGGTGGCGGATGAGCGCTTCGTGCGTGAGGGTGTTGGCATCGTCGTCGACGGCCTGAACATCGAAACAACCCGCGACAGCCAGGCGCTGATCGCCAGTACTGGCCTATCGGCTATCCTCGATCCGGAATACCGCTGCAATTTCAAAACAGCGAAGGGATTCGTCGAGATTGGCGCTGCGCAAATCATCGAAATTGCGAAAGCCGTGCGAGCACACGTGCAGGCCTGCTTTGACCGCGAGCTGACGTTGTTACGTGCAATCGAGACCGGCGAATATCGCGACGAAATGCTTGCCGAAGGCTGGCCGGATTCATTGTCGCCCGATACCGCAAATCTCAAATAAACGCCCCGCACCCCGGGGCGTTTTCTTTCCCCCAAAAAAACTCAACACCCGCCAAGCCCCTCCCCACGAGGGGCTTTCCCGTTTATGGAGAAACGAAAAATGGCAACCCGCCAAACCTACACCGTGCTCGTTCCATTCCCCACCGGCGGTGGGCACTGGTCGAGCGTCGGCCAGGAACTCGATCTGCTCGATGTCGAGGCCAGTGCCCTGCACAGCGCCGGTCGACTGGAGCTGAAAACACCTACCACCAAGGCCGTGAAGGCCGCTGCCAAGAAGGCTGACTGAATATGGCTGAGGTTCTGAACTTCGAGCACAACGGCATTACCGTCAATGCCACCGAATCCCCCGAGGCCATGGGTGGCCTGGGTGACAACGTCATCGGTCTGGTCGGCACCGCGCCGAAAGCCGATCCGCTGATTCCGCGCAACGCACCGTTTCGCATCAACAGCTTTACCACCCACGCGCTGCTCGATCCGACCGGCGCGGAAGAGGGCACCCTGTACCACGCGGTTTACCAGATCCTCAAAGTGGTCAAGGTGCCGGTGTACGTGGTGATCGTCGAAGCGGGCGCGACCCCGGCCGACACCGTCAACGCAGTGATCGGCGGCATCGAGCCAGCCACCGGCCGCAAACTCGGTCTGGCGGCACTGGGTAGCGTCCCGGAAGACCTGACCATCATCGGCGCGCCGGGCTTCACCGGCACCAAGGCTGTAGCCAGTGAGTTCGCCTCGTTCGGCAAGCGCATCAAGGCCCGTGTGGTGCTGGACGGCAAGGACGCTTCGGTCGCTGACCAGGTGACTTACAGCCAGGAACTGGGCGGCGCCGACCTCGGTTTCGACCGTTGTCTGGTGGTGCACAACATGCCCGCCGTGTACTCGAAAGCGGCGAAGAAAAACGTCTTCCTCGCGCCATCCAGTCTGGCAATCGCCGCGCTGGCCAAGGTCAAGCAATGGGAAAGCCCGGGCAACCAGGTGACCTACGCCGAAGACGTGTCCCGGGTCGTTGAGTACAACATCCTCGACACCTCCACCGAAGGCGATCTGCTCAACCGCTACGGCGTCAGCTACTACGCCCGCACCATCCTTGGCGGCTTCTCGCTGCTGGGCAACCGCTCGATCACCGGCAAGTTCATCAGCTACGTCGGTCTGGAAGATGCCATCAGCCGCAAGCTGGTGAAGGCCGGCCAGAAAGCCATGGCCAAGAACCTGACCAAGTCGTTCATGGATCAGGAAGTCAAACGCATCAACGACTGGCTGCAGACCCTGGTCGCCGACGAAACCATTCCCGGCGGCAGCGTGTATCTGCACCCGGAACTCAACAGCGTCGAGAAGTACAAGAACGGCACCTGGTACGTGGTCATCGACTACGGCCGCTACGCGCCGAACGAACACATGGTTTATCAACTCAACGCCCGCGATGAAATCATCGAGCAGTTCCTGGAGGACGTTCTCTAATGTTTACCAACCGCGTAAGACAGGCCATCGCGGCCACCC
This genomic window from Pseudomonas kribbensis contains:
- a CDS encoding phage tail protein, with amino-acid sequence MKLFALVEGSKVTRLVESEEMPISTSPFGNWIDVTGNTEIAVNDRASFNGGWTFTKPSDAELISEIEYDALLRLRDIENRLLRKSLQFKVDLGVAEPAEAALLLVYKQYSIAISDLNKQPGYPRTVVWPVVPQ
- a CDS encoding tail fiber assembly protein encodes the protein MKKYARIVGGKVDNLFETNNPIQEEFPADQLWVDVTSLSINQIDYDSTAVNNDGVWTFSAPDPAMPSWLSLRLNNERNTRLAKLNDRLTATALPFKVELGIATDADKAYLRAHKQFCIDLSNVNKQPGYPLTVVWPPLP
- a CDS encoding phage holin family protein; the protein is MTNEQQALADMPIWLVILLAVAGGVSGEMWRADKDGARGWPLLRRLALRSGACMICGVSAIMLLYAAGMSIWAAGAFGCLTAMAGADVAIGLYERWAAKRIGVCEVPPRDPQ
- a CDS encoding phage baseplate assembly protein V: MFDALLRMQLGPIIERLAEMEAEIEDLHRRAESYCRIGICQEVDAASNTCKVSHGGLLTPAIKFFNPSAGAQSESRIPSVGEQCLLFNYGSGESGAQSVALFGLNSDRFPPVATIPTLTRRVHADGSESGYDDASHTLHWQNGPAAFSGSREALELSIGPARLAITPQAINLQLGAVGLTIDASGVHFSGPLVDHQGRVISP
- a CDS encoding phage baseplate protein, with the protein product MIGIDRDTGATVDDWLQFVQRATRALTTPLGTRQKRPLYGSLIPTLLGQNLGDDVLLLAQSHAAQAFYNPQNGIGDFQPGVIVATRQGAGLLLRFAGTWKNRQQTFEVVT
- a CDS encoding baseplate J/gp47 family protein translates to MSMLIPGQNQLAEPSLIKVEALEDLLAEFKTFVLEYVGSRSPQSAAKLKTSLENESELLTMALEAFCVRLQTHERKYNARIKQMLAWWATGSNLDARLADMGLERQLLDPGDPAAFPPVPAIYESDDDARLRYYLAPHAPAAGSRMQYRREVFTLGERPSVKVESTDAGVVDVTYTFAPDGLAAQVKDGNGRRTAPGEVQVTVLSRDADGTPSAALLDGVRQHFARPDVCPETDKVTVKGAEIQRYKIRVVAKINSGPDSGLTKVAAEQHLQAYADSCHRLEGRVDPSWIDYTLHSAGAVQLQILEPLTPIVCTAFQAPYCTAVEVEVQTL
- a CDS encoding phage tail protein I, producing MTDQTPRPTLLPANSSALERALDIGFGTLLDRIAPPFPELMNPSATPVAFLPYLAADRGVAEWSTDAPEAEKRLTVELAWPTARQAGTRKALENAAKGLQLRPEVRAWYEQTPPGEPYSFSVRAFSEQPYSEEIDARLDRRLADAKSERDVLSVSVGLSAFGSHVIGAATFCGELTTVYPVFLEGLETSGEAFMAAGLYTVETSTIYPQGA
- a CDS encoding phage tail protein, translating into MADYYTLLTNAGIAYETACKAAGVPIKLTQISVGDGGGAVYNPAATATALKREVWRGPLNALFQDEKNPSWLLAEVTIPPDVGGWYVREAGLWTDTGILYAIVKYPESFKPVLATSGSGKEFYIRSIFETSNASLVTLLIDDTVVKATRAWVMSYLAEELGKLDGKQSVRVAATANVVLNGAQQIDGVAVIAGDRVLLPNQTLAKDNGLWIVANGDWVRASDANVSAKVTPGLTVMVEEGTLNGDSLWHLTTNAPITLGTTALTFKMLAGRTGIAAGTYKSLSVDEYGRATAGSNPDTLAGFGIKDSYTKAEVEALIAKASALPVGSIVAFPVDTPPPGFLELDNSVKSSATYPDLSAYLGGKFNKGDEGVGNFRLPEARGEFLRGWDHGRGVDAGRGVGSRQKGSLSGYDADSNGLSAAMGMGSASGSKADDFGLDAYSASGNAYSVTMGYATLIGSSTPSDLYAGIVRPRNIAVMWCIKAWNAPINQGNIDVAALVKEVSRLGSAVPVGAVMAFPTGIVPPGFLELDGSVQNIATYPDLAAYLGTTFNKGDEGVGNFRLPESRGEFLRGWDHGRGVDSGRNFGTYQADDFKAHNHPPANNRPGFMTNEFPTVQAYHAAASGGPQSYSGEGQQIATTGNRGGTETRPRNLAVMWCIKAWNAPINQGNIDVAALAAELEKMKSAVPVGALMPFPAGVVPPGYLEADGSLFQDALYPHLAAHLSKKFNITGDDASYTRLPDTRGEFLRGWDHNRGIDPGRTVGSWQKGSGHSFDQGASAGIVGDRTPSTDAVVGRADLGYDPAALSDYPVAQNMSASGIGAPITSAGEISFGSTRPRNLAVMWCIKAWITPVNQGTIDIAALEQRVIRNEFGRLLNIQKFTDNGTYIPTPGMKKVRIRIVGAGAGSGGASATAAGQVSASGGGAAGGYAEALLTAADIGASQSVIVGLGGIAGTASGTTGTGGGTGGASSVGALLSAPGGLGSIFSIAVPTSGYALYVGGYPGAPASGGNLLNMPGAPGAPGISVNGSTLAGHGGSGALGAGGSGYGIGAPIQVGTGYGGGAGGVANGQSSAARNGAPGAGGVVIFEEYA
- a CDS encoding DUF4376 domain-containing protein; this translates as MKKYALLYMGKAAQLFETDGDIKTMFHPDMIWIECPNEVEEGWLYDGKQFAPPGVPVESLDELKASVADERFVREGVGIVVDGLNIETTRDSQALIASTGLSAILDPEYRCNFKTAKGFVEIGAAQIIEIAKAVRAHVQACFDRELTLLRAIETGEYRDEMLAEGWPDSLSPDTANLK
- a CDS encoding phage tail protein, which codes for MAEVLNFEHNGITVNATESPEAMGGLGDNVIGLVGTAPKADPLIPRNAPFRINSFTTHALLDPTGAEEGTLYHAVYQILKVVKVPVYVVIVEAGATPADTVNAVIGGIEPATGRKLGLAALGSVPEDLTIIGAPGFTGTKAVASEFASFGKRIKARVVLDGKDASVADQVTYSQELGGADLGFDRCLVVHNMPAVYSKAAKKNVFLAPSSLAIAALAKVKQWESPGNQVTYAEDVSRVVEYNILDTSTEGDLLNRYGVSYYARTILGGFSLLGNRSITGKFISYVGLEDAISRKLVKAGQKAMAKNLTKSFMDQEVKRINDWLQTLVADETIPGGSVYLHPELNSVEKYKNGTWYVVIDYGRYAPNEHMVYQLNARDEIIEQFLEDVL